In the Leptolyngbya sp. SIO1E4 genome, one interval contains:
- a CDS encoding aldo/keto reductase: MKTFTLNDGNVIPAFGLGTWKSHEGDAYQAVKEALRIGYHHIDGAWIYGNEAEVGRGICESIAAGVIAREDVFVTSKLWNSFHAPEAVEAGCRETLTAFGLDYLDLYLMHWPVAFRPGTVMPQDPEGFWPLPEMPLAKTFEAMVKLRDQGLVKSVGVSNFSISKLERLIAACGVTPAVNQVELHPYHPQTELLAYCRKQGIHLTAYSPLGSRDRPDSMKAVDEPPLLDNETVKSIAAEEGLTPGQLLIAWAIDRGTSVIPKSTHPDRIAQNLAAASHTLSAKARSAIDAIDIHFRYVNPQSWFIPGVTYEGSGFWV; the protein is encoded by the coding sequence ATGAAAACATTTACGCTCAACGACGGAAACGTGATTCCGGCTTTCGGTCTTGGCACCTGGAAATCCCACGAAGGGGACGCCTACCAGGCCGTTAAAGAAGCCCTCCGCATTGGCTATCACCACATCGACGGTGCCTGGATCTATGGCAACGAAGCAGAGGTAGGCCGGGGAATCTGCGAATCCATTGCCGCTGGTGTCATCGCCCGCGAGGATGTCTTTGTAACCTCTAAACTTTGGAACAGCTTCCATGCCCCTGAAGCTGTTGAGGCCGGTTGTCGGGAGACGCTCACCGCCTTCGGTCTCGACTACCTTGACCTTTACCTCATGCATTGGCCAGTGGCCTTTCGGCCCGGCACGGTGATGCCTCAGGATCCTGAGGGGTTCTGGCCGCTTCCCGAGATGCCGTTAGCCAAAACCTTTGAGGCCATGGTGAAGCTGCGCGACCAGGGGCTAGTGAAAAGTGTCGGGGTTTCTAACTTCAGTATCTCCAAGCTAGAGCGGCTGATTGCAGCGTGTGGGGTGACGCCAGCCGTCAATCAGGTTGAACTCCATCCCTACCATCCCCAAACTGAGCTGTTGGCCTATTGCCGTAAGCAAGGCATCCATCTGACTGCTTACTCACCCCTAGGCTCCCGCGATCGCCCCGACAGCATGAAGGCCGTCGACGAACCCCCACTGCTCGACAATGAAACGGTGAAGTCCATTGCGGCAGAGGAGGGCCTCACCCCAGGGCAATTACTGATTGCCTGGGCTATCGACCGAGGCACCAGCGTTATTCCCAAATCCACCCATCCAGATCGCATTGCCCAGAACCTGGCCGCAGCCTCCCATACCCTTTCCGCTAAAGCCCGATCTGCGATCGACGCCATTGACATCCACTTCCGCTATGTCAATCCGCAAAGCTGGTTTATTCCCGGCGTCACTTATGAGGGCAGTGGCTTCTGGGTTTAA
- a CDS encoding SDR family NAD(P)-dependent oxidoreductase translates to MQLLGKTVLITGGNSGIGRGAAKAIAAQGGRVAIAGRNPDTLKAAAAEIGTEDAVLTVSAE, encoded by the coding sequence ATGCAGCTATTGGGCAAAACTGTACTCATTACCGGAGGCAACAGCGGCATCGGCAGGGGCGCGGCAAAAGCGATCGCAGCTCAAGGGGGTCGAGTTGCGATCGCAGGTCGCAACCCAGACACGCTCAAAGCCGCCGCCGCTGAAATCGGCACAGAAGACGCCGTTCTCACGGTGTCAGCAGAGTAA
- a CDS encoding Txe/YoeB family addiction module toxin encodes MTWKVFLSKQAAKDAKKIAASGLKKKAQKLLKTLQDDPYTPPYEKLVGDMQGYYSRRINIQHRLVYQILDEQKAVKILRMWSHYE; translated from the coding sequence GTGACATGGAAAGTTTTTCTGTCTAAACAAGCGGCTAAAGATGCCAAGAAGATTGCTGCATCTGGTCTTAAAAAGAAGGCTCAGAAGCTGTTGAAAACTTTACAGGATGATCCCTATACACCTCCATATGAGAAATTAGTTGGCGATATGCAGGGATATTATTCCCGGAGAATTAATATTCAACATCGACTTGTGTATCAGATCTTGGATGAACAAAAAGCCGTCAAGATCTTGCGCATGTGGAGTCATTATGAATGA
- a CDS encoding DUF1579 domain-containing protein, with the protein METSNTQPEPMMPVEPQEEHRWLQKLVGEWTYETEVVMGPGQPLEKATGTERVRSLGELWILAEGQGEMPGCGMATTMMTLGYDPEKRRYVGTWVGSMMAYLWGYDGELDAANQVLTLSSEGPDMTVAGKMAQYRDVIEFKSDDHRIMTSHGLSNDGQWQQFMTTHYWRSHPPA; encoded by the coding sequence ATGGAAACCAGCAATACCCAACCAGAGCCCATGATGCCAGTTGAACCCCAGGAAGAACATCGCTGGCTACAGAAGCTTGTGGGCGAGTGGACCTATGAAACAGAAGTCGTCATGGGGCCAGGTCAGCCCTTGGAAAAAGCAACGGGGACAGAGCGTGTGCGATCGCTCGGCGAACTCTGGATCTTGGCTGAAGGACAGGGCGAGATGCCTGGTTGCGGGATGGCGACAACGATGATGACGCTCGGCTATGACCCCGAGAAGCGGCGGTATGTCGGCACCTGGGTTGGGTCAATGATGGCCTATCTCTGGGGGTATGACGGTGAACTCGATGCGGCTAACCAGGTACTGACGCTCAGTTCTGAGGGGCCTGATATGACAGTCGCGGGGAAGATGGCCCAGTATCGAGACGTCATCGAATTCAAAAGTGACGATCACCGGATCATGACGTCCCATGGGTTGAGCAATGACGGTCAGTGGCAACAGTTCATGACCACGCACTATTGGCGATCGCACCCCCCCGCTTGA
- a CDS encoding Uma2 family endonuclease — MTFQSGTLIHYPESDGQPMTESDPTRDSLTYCVEALELFFRSRRQVYVSGNLFIYYEAGNPQAVVSPDVFVVFGVSKRKRRSYKTWEEGGKVPAFVLEITSRTTKKQDEVTKPQLYAQLGVQEYFQYDPTGDYLTPQLKGFVLVEDQYQPLPLEETPEGTWVMSSAALGLDLCLPVPDEIALSVVGREALPRSLRFYDPKTGERLPSYAESIQSRDQERERAEQAQERAEQAEQAQRAAVPKLLAIGLSPEQVAETLGLPIETVRELS; from the coding sequence ATGACCTTTCAATCCGGCACCCTCATCCACTACCCCGAATCCGATGGGCAACCCATGACCGAGAGTGATCCAACGCGAGACTCCCTGACCTATTGTGTGGAAGCTTTAGAGCTGTTTTTTCGCAGTCGCCGTCAGGTTTACGTTTCAGGTAATCTGTTTATCTACTACGAAGCAGGTAATCCCCAGGCCGTTGTGTCGCCGGATGTGTTTGTGGTATTCGGGGTGAGTAAGCGCAAGCGCCGCAGCTATAAAACCTGGGAAGAAGGGGGCAAAGTCCCCGCGTTTGTGCTGGAAATCACCTCTCGTACGACGAAAAAACAGGACGAAGTCACTAAACCCCAGCTCTATGCCCAGCTTGGGGTGCAGGAATATTTTCAGTACGACCCCACCGGAGACTATCTGACTCCCCAACTCAAGGGGTTTGTCCTGGTTGAGGATCAATATCAACCCCTACCGCTAGAAGAAACCCCTGAGGGTACCTGGGTGATGAGCAGTGCCGCTTTGGGGTTAGATTTGTGCTTGCCCGTTCCTGACGAAATCGCGCTAAGCGTGGTGGGGAGAGAAGCTTTACCGCGATCGCTCCGCTTCTATGACCCTAAAACAGGTGAGAGACTCCCCAGCTACGCCGAATCCATCCAATCTCGTGACCAAGAGCGAGAGCGAGCCGAGCAAGCTCAGGAAAGAGCCGAACAAGCCGAGCAAGCCCAGCGAGCGGCAGTCCCTAAACTTTTAGCGATCGGACTATCTCCAGAACAAGTTGCCGAGACCCTCGGATTACCAATTGAAACCGTCAGGGAGTTGAGCTGA
- a CDS encoding methionine--tRNA ligase, whose product MRYLITSALPYINGIKHLGNLVGSMLPADVYTRFLRQEGEDVLYICATDEHGTPAEIAALEAGLDVAEFCARQYQKQKDIYDRFGLSFDYFGRTSAPENHELTQHFYRQLATHGFVEEREISQIYSLEDERFLPDRYVTGTCPYCGYEKARGDQCENCTRVLTPTQLVSPRSTISGSTNLEVRTSKHLFLLLDKLSDEVRTWVEQQTQWPTLTKSIALKWLNEGLQSRGITRDLTWGVPVPTEGFEGKVFYVWFDAPIGYVSATKAWGKVTDNDWESWWKDADNIRYTQFMAKDNLPFHTIMWPATILGSREPWKMADYIKGFNWLNYYGGKFSTSSKRGVFLDQALEIAPADYWRYMLMANAPESSDSAFTWEQFQTRVNKELADNLGNFVNRILKFTASRFGLALPEGGTPGTAEAELQATCRELVEKLRGHLHNLEFRRATETLNALWTAGNQYIDVRAPWALFKSDKDEAAVVIRTCINLIRLYAIASAPFIPHTAQALYDALQLTDAERHHTMTEATELTILAAGRPFEVPAPLFQKLDDDRVAELKEQYGGE is encoded by the coding sequence ATGCGATATCTCATTACCAGCGCACTTCCCTATATCAACGGTATTAAGCACTTGGGCAATCTCGTCGGCTCGATGCTGCCCGCTGACGTATACACTCGTTTTTTGCGCCAAGAGGGCGAAGACGTCCTCTATATCTGCGCCACCGATGAGCACGGCACCCCCGCTGAAATTGCAGCGCTGGAAGCGGGACTAGACGTTGCCGAGTTTTGTGCACGTCAGTATCAAAAGCAAAAAGATATCTACGATCGCTTTGGCCTATCCTTCGATTATTTTGGCCGCACATCCGCCCCCGAAAATCACGAACTTACCCAGCACTTTTATCGTCAGCTAGCCACCCATGGTTTTGTCGAAGAGCGTGAAATCAGCCAAATTTACTCCTTAGAGGATGAACGCTTCTTGCCCGATCGCTACGTCACGGGCACCTGCCCCTACTGCGGCTATGAGAAGGCCCGAGGCGATCAGTGTGAGAACTGTACGCGGGTGCTCACCCCCACCCAACTCGTGAGTCCCCGGTCTACCATCTCCGGCAGCACAAATCTGGAGGTGCGCACCTCCAAACACTTATTTCTGCTGCTAGACAAACTCAGTGATGAGGTGCGCACCTGGGTTGAGCAGCAAACCCAATGGCCGACGCTGACAAAATCGATTGCGCTGAAGTGGCTCAATGAAGGGCTGCAAAGCCGAGGCATTACCCGTGACTTGACCTGGGGGGTGCCGGTCCCGACTGAGGGGTTTGAGGGAAAAGTTTTCTACGTATGGTTTGATGCCCCCATTGGTTACGTGTCGGCTACCAAGGCGTGGGGCAAAGTAACAGATAACGATTGGGAGAGCTGGTGGAAAGACGCTGACAATATCCGCTATACCCAATTTATGGCGAAGGATAATTTGCCGTTTCATACGATTATGTGGCCTGCAACGATTCTAGGCAGCCGCGAACCGTGGAAGATGGCGGACTATATCAAAGGGTTTAACTGGCTTAATTATTACGGTGGTAAGTTTTCCACCAGTTCCAAGCGGGGGGTATTTCTCGATCAGGCCCTTGAAATTGCCCCGGCAGACTATTGGCGCTATATGCTGATGGCCAATGCGCCTGAGTCTTCTGACTCGGCCTTTACCTGGGAACAGTTCCAAACTCGGGTGAATAAGGAGCTGGCAGACAACCTGGGGAACTTTGTCAATCGCATTCTCAAGTTTACGGCCTCCCGCTTTGGTTTGGCATTGCCGGAGGGCGGTACCCCAGGTACCGCAGAGGCTGAACTACAGGCCACTTGTCGGGAACTGGTAGAAAAACTGCGGGGGCATTTGCACAATCTAGAGTTTCGCCGCGCCACAGAAACGCTCAATGCTTTGTGGACGGCGGGAAACCAGTATATTGACGTGCGGGCACCGTGGGCGCTGTTTAAGTCTGACAAGGACGAGGCTGCCGTCGTAATTCGCACCTGCATTAATCTGATTCGGCTGTATGCGATCGCCAGCGCCCCGTTTATTCCCCATACGGCTCAAGCCCTTTATGATGCCCTGCAGTTAACAGATGCAGAGCGACATCACACCATGACCGAAGCAACAGAGTTGACCATTCTGGCCGCGGGTCGCCCCTTTGAGGTCCCCGCTCCCCTCTTCCAAAAGCTAGACGACGATCGCGTTGCTGAACTCAAGGAGCAGTACGGCGGCGAGTAA
- a CDS encoding LysR family transcriptional regulator has translation MEKFKAIRLFLKVVEADSFAKAANLLDLTPSAVSKSVAALESELGVQLLKRSTRSLSLTQDGAMFYERCRQLSDEYDEIESALQSAYQVPQGRLRVDMPMVVARYVVLPAIPAFLRRYPQLQLELGVNDRPIDLIREGYDAVVRIGKPKDSNLLIQPLSTLYLSTYAAPAYLAEHGEPQTPADLLRHNCLTYVYEPSGKLAEWQFDCQGKRLSLAVTGNFFSNDPAALIDAAVAGIGIHQPASFTVTKPVAAGALKPILTGYCTTGLPVSLLYPPTRHLSAKMRVFTEFIKAQFQAMAPAA, from the coding sequence ATGGAAAAATTCAAAGCTATCCGACTCTTTTTGAAAGTCGTTGAAGCGGATAGTTTCGCTAAAGCCGCCAACCTGCTTGACCTGACCCCTTCTGCCGTCAGTAAGTCTGTTGCGGCTCTGGAATCGGAGCTTGGGGTACAGCTGCTCAAGCGATCCACGCGGTCTCTGAGCCTGACGCAAGACGGGGCAATGTTCTATGAGCGATGCCGCCAGCTATCCGATGAATACGACGAAATCGAATCAGCCTTGCAGAGCGCCTATCAAGTGCCCCAAGGACGATTAAGGGTTGATATGCCCATGGTTGTGGCCAGGTATGTAGTGTTGCCCGCAATCCCTGCGTTTCTACGGCGATATCCTCAGCTGCAGCTAGAACTTGGGGTGAACGATCGCCCGATTGACTTAATTCGGGAAGGGTATGACGCCGTGGTGCGTATTGGTAAACCCAAAGACTCCAATCTTTTGATACAGCCGTTGTCTACTTTATATCTGTCAACATATGCCGCCCCTGCTTATTTAGCAGAGCACGGTGAACCTCAGACACCTGCAGACCTCTTACGGCACAACTGCCTCACCTATGTCTATGAGCCTTCTGGAAAGTTAGCAGAGTGGCAATTTGACTGCCAGGGTAAACGATTGTCCTTAGCCGTGACGGGTAACTTTTTCTCGAATGATCCGGCTGCGTTAATTGATGCCGCAGTTGCAGGCATCGGCATTCACCAACCTGCGAGCTTTACAGTGACCAAGCCTGTCGCCGCAGGAGCCCTGAAGCCAATCTTGACCGGCTACTGTACGACGGGCTTACCCGTGTCTTTGCTTTACCCACCCACCCGGCATCTTTCGGCCAAAATGCGGGTGTTTACCGAGTTCATAAAGGCACAATTTCAAGCCATGGCCCCCGCAGCTTAA
- a CDS encoding 2-polyprenyl-6-methoxyphenol hydroxylase-like oxidoreductase yields the protein MSQKSSGLGQHAIVIGGSMAGMLSARVLSGHFEQVTILERDRFPHEQPAPRRGIPQCQQLHILLTRGRQLIETLFPGLEAELIDAGAAVIDMSADVKWLNPFGWGLRFPSGFQAFSFSRHILDWLVYQRITKIANVQVWESSYVQGLLTDAAKTAVTGVCVRRRHPENPIHVWQEDLRADLVIDASGYSSKAPKWLQAIGYEAPEETAITTAMGYASRLYKIPQDFQADWQGVYIQAAPPHRTTMGVLYPIEDNQWIVGICATAPDQPAADEAAFLEVLRNLPSPDIYEAVKNAQATTPVRIYHPPGNRLRHYERLRRQPPGFLVLGDAVCSFTPIYGQGITVAALGVNLLQQCLQQTKADNLGQLPTDFQKQLAQVNSSAWIAATSQDAKYPSVKGLVKPLTPPEKAVGWYMDQLIRLTIQDPEVSRVLFNVFHMMKPSSDLFQPAVVFRVIKHRLLTGLSSKDSVDGVG from the coding sequence ATGAGTCAGAAGTCTTCTGGGCTGGGTCAGCATGCCATCGTCATTGGCGGCAGCATGGCTGGCATGCTGTCAGCGCGCGTTCTCTCAGGCCACTTTGAGCAAGTCACGATCTTGGAGCGCGATCGCTTCCCTCACGAACAGCCTGCACCTCGACGAGGGATTCCCCAGTGTCAGCAGCTCCATATTTTATTGACCCGAGGCCGACAACTTATCGAAACCCTCTTTCCTGGTCTGGAGGCAGAATTAATCGATGCGGGTGCGGCAGTAATCGATATGAGCGCAGATGTAAAATGGCTCAATCCTTTTGGGTGGGGGTTGCGCTTCCCGTCTGGATTTCAGGCATTTTCGTTCAGTCGCCACATCTTAGATTGGCTGGTCTATCAGCGGATCACAAAGATTGCCAACGTTCAAGTCTGGGAAAGTAGCTATGTTCAGGGTTTATTGACGGATGCAGCGAAAACTGCTGTCACGGGGGTATGTGTTCGCCGCCGCCACCCAGAGAATCCGATTCACGTTTGGCAGGAAGATCTCCGGGCTGATTTGGTCATTGATGCGAGCGGCTATAGTTCTAAGGCGCCTAAGTGGTTACAGGCGATCGGCTACGAGGCCCCCGAAGAAACCGCTATTACGACTGCAATGGGCTATGCCAGTCGTCTCTACAAGATTCCTCAAGATTTCCAAGCCGACTGGCAAGGGGTGTACATTCAGGCCGCCCCCCCTCATCGAACAACCATGGGAGTCCTCTACCCAATTGAAGATAATCAGTGGATTGTCGGTATTTGCGCAACCGCACCTGATCAGCCTGCGGCAGACGAAGCTGCGTTTTTGGAGGTCTTGCGGAATTTACCCAGCCCTGACATCTATGAAGCCGTAAAAAATGCCCAGGCCACAACCCCCGTCAGAATCTATCATCCACCCGGTAACCGGCTGCGTCACTATGAGCGTCTTAGGAGACAGCCGCCGGGGTTTCTTGTACTTGGGGATGCGGTCTGTTCCTTCACCCCCATCTATGGACAGGGAATTACGGTCGCGGCCTTAGGGGTAAACCTGTTGCAGCAGTGTTTACAGCAAACTAAGGCAGACAATTTAGGGCAGCTACCCACTGATTTTCAAAAACAGCTTGCTCAGGTCAATTCATCGGCTTGGATTGCCGCAACGAGTCAAGATGCGAAGTATCCGAGTGTGAAAGGACTGGTTAAACCCCTAACGCCGCCCGAGAAGGCGGTTGGTTGGTATATGGATCAGCTCATTCGACTAACTATCCAAGATCCAGAAGTTTCCCGAGTTCTGTTCAACGTTTTTCATATGATGAAGCCCTCCAGCGACTTGTTTCAGCCTGCAGTGGTCTTTCGAGTGATCAAACACCGCTTACTCACCGGTTTATCATCAAAGGACTCTGTTGACGGCGTTGGTTAA
- a CDS encoding VOC family protein, which produces MADDAQQMVSTVIPTLRYRNAAAAIEWLCQAFGFEKHLVVPGENGTIAHAQLVFGNGMIMLGSARDDKFGRLQQPPSSVGSVVSQSPYIIVEDVDKHYARAILAGAKVVMPIKDEDYGGRDYSCRDPEGFLWTFGTYNPWSTT; this is translated from the coding sequence ATGGCTGACGACGCTCAACAGATGGTTTCTACCGTGATTCCAACGCTGCGGTACAGGAATGCCGCTGCTGCCATTGAGTGGCTTTGCCAGGCCTTTGGCTTCGAAAAACATCTGGTTGTCCCTGGTGAGAATGGCACGATCGCCCATGCTCAGCTTGTTTTTGGAAATGGAATGATCATGCTGGGTTCCGCCCGAGATGATAAATTTGGCCGTCTCCAGCAACCGCCGAGCAGCGTAGGAAGCGTCGTCTCCCAAAGTCCTTACATCATTGTGGAGGACGTTGATAAACATTACGCTAGGGCGATCTTGGCTGGGGCCAAAGTGGTGATGCCAATCAAAGATGAAGATTATGGCGGACGCGATTATTCATGCCGTGATCCGGAGGGCTTCCTCTGGACTTTCGGCACCTACAATCCATGGAGTACTACGTGA
- a CDS encoding type II toxin-antitoxin system Phd/YefM family antitoxin, which produces MDLFSVREARDNLYRLVDQVAEHHKPIVITGKRNDAILISKEDWDAIQETIYLSSIPGMSDSIQKAAAEPLEDCVPLEDLDW; this is translated from the coding sequence ATGGATTTGTTTAGCGTTCGGGAAGCTAGAGACAACCTTTATCGACTTGTGGATCAGGTAGCTGAACACCACAAGCCGATAGTCATTACTGGGAAACGTAATGATGCGATTTTAATTTCTAAGGAAGATTGGGATGCTATCCAGGAAACCATTTATTTGAGCAGTATTCCTGGGATGTCTGACTCAATTCAAAAAGCAGCTGCAGAGCCTCTTGAGGACTGTGTTCCACTTGAGGATTTGGATTGGTGA
- a CDS encoding VOC family protein — protein sequence MQLNPYLSFNGQCEAAFKFYERCLGGKIATMLPYKGSPMAEEVTPDWLDKVMHAEFNLGDRVLMGSDCMPEQYEAPKGSSMMLNIDDPAKAESVFQALAENGTVNMPIQETFWAVRFGMLTDQFGIPWVINSDKLPEQS from the coding sequence ATGCAACTGAATCCATATCTGTCTTTTAACGGTCAATGTGAGGCTGCGTTCAAGTTCTATGAGCGGTGCTTGGGCGGCAAAATCGCAACCATGCTTCCGTACAAAGGGTCACCGATGGCAGAAGAAGTTACCCCTGACTGGCTCGATAAAGTCATGCATGCTGAATTCAACCTGGGCGATCGGGTACTCATGGGATCTGATTGTATGCCTGAGCAATATGAAGCACCCAAAGGCTCTTCTATGATGCTCAACATTGATGATCCCGCAAAAGCAGAAAGCGTCTTTCAGGCTTTGGCAGAAAATGGAACGGTCAACATGCCCATTCAAGAAACTTTTTGGGCCGTTCGGTTTGGCATGTTGACCGATCAGTTTGGCATTCCGTGGGTGATTAATAGCGACAAACTCCCTGAGCAGTCATGA
- a CDS encoding TetR/AcrR family transcriptional regulator, with protein sequence MASKSTQRSGTTPAVRDAEKTRRLILDAAEIEFANHGLKGARTDKIAKAAGVASRMIYYYFENKAGLYQAVLQRPAAEIQDAIAQIDFEAASPDQALVAVVRAAIAYETKHRHRGMLLFQEASQNQGKYFKQTNWQQAIELLTGILEQGIKTGVFRPLDTYMTTLNIIGMCVFYGNAHENLKHLAPHQDLLSAEMIEQYTQAAIGLVLNGVKTSSTHP encoded by the coding sequence GTGGCCAGTAAATCAACTCAACGATCGGGCACAACCCCCGCTGTGCGAGATGCAGAAAAAACCAGGCGGCTAATTTTAGATGCGGCTGAGATCGAATTTGCTAACCATGGGCTCAAAGGGGCCAGAACAGACAAAATCGCTAAAGCTGCGGGCGTAGCTTCACGCATGATTTATTACTACTTTGAGAATAAAGCAGGGCTATATCAGGCTGTTTTGCAGCGCCCTGCCGCTGAAATTCAAGATGCGATCGCCCAAATTGATTTTGAAGCCGCCTCCCCGGATCAAGCTTTAGTTGCGGTGGTGCGAGCCGCGATCGCTTACGAAACAAAACACCGCCATCGCGGAATGCTGCTGTTTCAAGAAGCGAGTCAAAACCAGGGGAAATATTTCAAACAAACAAACTGGCAACAGGCGATCGAACTCCTAACAGGAATTTTGGAGCAGGGAATAAAAACAGGTGTCTTTCGCCCCCTTGATACCTATATGACCACGCTCAACATTATTGGCATGTGTGTTTTTTATGGTAATGCCCATGAGAACCTCAAACATCTAGCTCCGCATCAAGATCTGCTGAGTGCAGAAATGATTGAGCAGTACACGCAGGCTGCGATCGGCTTAGTGTTAAACGGGGTGAAAACCTCAAGCACCCATCCATAA
- the blaOXA gene encoding class D beta-lactamase, whose amino-acid sequence MKCVSLWFSGLVAGSVMAILPQPALADPGATAAVSQSAQPADVAPDFAPHFQDLGIEGSILIYDLNRDLTYQHNRDRNATPFLPASTFKILNSMIALETGVIANDLAILTWDGVERSFPAWNRDLNIRTAFKVSAVWFYQVLARRIGHERMQQWVAAAGYGNQTIGSAEAIDTFWLSGDIRITPEEQIQFLQRLYNNDLPFSEETLATVKDIMIVEQTPDYIMRAKTGWATQSDIGWYVGYVEQGENAYFFATNIDIPNSDYLGARLEVTRRSLETLGLL is encoded by the coding sequence ATGAAGTGTGTATCCCTCTGGTTCAGCGGTTTGGTTGCGGGAAGTGTAATGGCAATTCTGCCGCAGCCCGCCCTAGCAGACCCAGGTGCTACTGCTGCTGTCTCACAGTCAGCTCAGCCAGCAGACGTCGCGCCAGATTTTGCCCCCCATTTTCAAGACCTGGGTATAGAGGGCTCAATTTTAATTTACGACTTGAATCGCGATCTCACCTATCAGCACAATCGCGATCGCAACGCCACGCCATTCTTACCCGCCTCTACCTTCAAAATTCTCAACTCGATGATCGCACTAGAGACCGGCGTCATCGCCAACGACCTGGCCATTTTGACCTGGGATGGGGTTGAGCGGAGTTTTCCAGCTTGGAACCGTGACCTGAATATACGCACAGCATTTAAGGTGTCAGCGGTCTGGTTCTATCAGGTGCTCGCCCGCCGAATTGGCCATGAGCGCATGCAGCAGTGGGTTGCTGCGGCTGGTTATGGCAACCAAACCATTGGCAGTGCTGAAGCGATTGACACGTTCTGGCTGTCGGGCGATATCCGCATTACCCCTGAGGAGCAGATTCAGTTTCTGCAGCGTTTGTACAATAACGACCTGCCTTTTTCAGAGGAGACCCTCGCCACGGTTAAGGACATCATGATTGTGGAGCAAACCCCCGACTACATCATGCGTGCCAAGACGGGCTGGGCAACCCAGAGTGACATCGGTTGGTATGTCGGTTATGTAGAGCAGGGTGAGAACGCTTATTTTTTCGCCACCAATATCGACATCCCCAATAGCGATTATCTTGGCGCCAGGCTAGAGGTGACCCGCCGTTCTTTGGAGACTTTGGGGCTGTTGTGA
- a CDS encoding ankyrin repeat domain-containing protein: protein MNDWVDYTSLHPNVSSLPPLHQAAGLGDVSQVHQLLDNVANLNALDPSMGNSPLHIAAQGGSIETVSLLLERGAFLNLQTPTHGVTPLMVAVWHRQVELVSFLLGRPGINLEIRSTFGLTAPELAEFGLSPTDDYAQHQRQQLAQLFENYRQKRAQLIQEQQIFAVLTDETLGQGEKATQVKALIAEGAAVNTVSPIMSSGNDGHTPLLVAARDGLCEIVEMLLKAGADQTISDHYMKAVPLHKAAYMGHAAVIQVLSRFAGYSAVIDLTGPNNGYTPLHDAVWHGHLEAVQVLLETGARIDIRGHDGKTPPDLANEYRYVKIAELLSK, encoded by the coding sequence ATGAATGACTGGGTTGATTACACCTCCCTTCATCCAAACGTCAGCAGTTTGCCACCCCTGCATCAAGCGGCCGGTTTAGGGGATGTTTCTCAGGTGCATCAGCTCTTGGATAACGTGGCGAACCTTAATGCACTTGACCCCAGCATGGGCAATTCGCCGCTGCATATTGCAGCCCAGGGGGGCAGTATCGAAACGGTCAGCCTGTTGCTAGAGCGGGGGGCTTTCCTGAATCTTCAAACCCCAACCCATGGCGTTACCCCGTTAATGGTAGCCGTTTGGCATCGGCAGGTAGAACTGGTCTCGTTTCTACTGGGTCGTCCGGGTATCAATCTAGAGATTCGCTCTACCTTTGGTCTTACTGCACCTGAGCTGGCCGAATTCGGTCTCTCGCCGACAGATGACTATGCCCAACACCAGCGCCAACAGCTCGCACAGCTTTTTGAAAATTACAGACAGAAACGCGCCCAACTCATTCAAGAACAACAGATTTTTGCTGTTCTGACGGACGAAACCTTGGGTCAAGGCGAAAAAGCCACTCAGGTCAAAGCGCTGATCGCTGAGGGAGCGGCCGTTAACACAGTGTCTCCGATTATGAGTTCCGGCAATGATGGGCATACGCCCCTGCTGGTGGCAGCCCGAGACGGACTGTGTGAAATCGTCGAAATGCTGCTGAAAGCAGGGGCTGATCAAACCATCTCCGATCATTACATGAAAGCCGTGCCGCTCCACAAGGCGGCTTATATGGGCCACGCTGCGGTCATTCAGGTATTGTCTCGATTTGCGGGCTACTCAGCGGTGATTGATTTGACCGGGCCAAACAATGGCTACACACCGTTGCATGATGCTGTCTGGCATGGACACCTTGAAGCTGTGCAAGTACTCTTGGAAACGGGAGCCCGGATTGATATTCGCGGACACGATGGCAAGACGCCGCCAGACCTCGCAAATGAATATCGCTATGTCAAAATAGCTGAATTGCTTTCGAAGTAA